A genomic stretch from Syntrophaceae bacterium includes:
- a CDS encoding SAM-dependent methyltransferase, translating into MSRHAEPNQIVKTVDHEPSETAMGAAFLRAMSAVDRRIGIRGPDSLAKLFLPESRRIILDDPALRGWVIRNAVSPGMYEFMIARTAFFDDMFKQALAAGVPQIVFLGAGYDSRSCRFRDFLGDVRIFELDMPETQRHKQELLNTAGVPIPEQLTFVPIDFRTGGIGSKLRKAGFDAGRETLFVWEGVTYYLPPRVVGDTLKVIKTSSSAGSSVCFDYASHSIEKLEQDRVMRLRETMKMNYPGEPTCFSLRDGEIEAFLSKRGFRILEHLTSEEMEARYLNLPDRSLAGVIPGVFCFVHAAFPG; encoded by the coding sequence ATGTCCAGGCATGCCGAACCCAATCAAATCGTGAAGACCGTGGATCATGAGCCTTCGGAGACCGCGATGGGGGCTGCTTTCCTGCGGGCCATGTCGGCGGTGGACAGGCGGATCGGGATCCGGGGCCCCGATTCCCTCGCGAAACTGTTCCTGCCTGAGAGCCGCAGGATCATCCTCGACGATCCCGCGTTGCGGGGATGGGTGATCCGGAACGCCGTTTCGCCCGGCATGTACGAGTTCATGATCGCGCGGACGGCTTTCTTCGACGATATGTTCAAGCAGGCGCTGGCCGCGGGCGTTCCCCAGATCGTATTCCTGGGAGCCGGATACGACAGCCGGTCCTGCCGCTTCCGGGACTTCCTGGGCGATGTCCGGATCTTCGAACTGGATATGCCGGAGACCCAGCGACACAAGCAGGAATTGCTCAACACGGCGGGCGTTCCCATCCCGGAACAGCTCACCTTTGTTCCCATCGACTTCCGGACCGGAGGCATCGGCAGCAAGCTGCGCAAGGCGGGATTCGATGCAGGCCGGGAAACGCTCTTCGTCTGGGAAGGGGTTACGTATTATCTCCCCCCCAGGGTGGTCGGCGATACGCTCAAGGTCATCAAAACATCCTCATCAGCGGGAAGCTCCGTCTGTTTCGACTATGCCTCCCATTCCATTGAAAAGCTGGAGCAGGACCGGGTGATGCGGTTGAGGGAGACGATGAAGATGAATTACCCCGGCGAGCCGACCTGCTTTTCCCTGCGGGACGGGGAAATCGAAGCCTTTCTTTCGAAGCGGGGTTTCCGGATCCTGGAGCATCTTACGTCGGAGGAGATGGAAGCGAGATACCTGAACCTGCCCGACCGTTCCCTGGCGGGGGTGATTCCCGGCGTATTCTGTTTCGTCCATGCCGCCTTTCCCGGCTAG
- the fdhF gene encoding formate dehydrogenase subunit alpha encodes MNSFVLNGKEAAFTPGQSILDAARDNGVEIPTLCFLKQNVPTGACRVCLVEVAGARTLMASCSTPVTRGMEVRTDSERVHGARKLVVELLLASGRHDCLVCEANGNCRLQDLAYRYGIGELKFPRSEEQYPVEDENPFIVRDFSKCILCGRCVQACNEVVVNRAISLGYRGARSKIVTGGDLPYHESECVMCGQCVQVCPVGALTEKKAAGLGRSWETEKIRTTCPYCGVGCQIHLHVRDGRIVKATGVEEAEPNHGRLCVKGRFGYDFIYSRERLTTPLIREGDGFRKASWDEALDLVAARLKEIIAKHGPDSVAGVSCARSINEDSYQMQKLFRAVFRTNNIDHCARTUHAPTVAGLATAFGSGAMTNSFAHFAKAKMIFVIGSNMTEAHPVAATFVKEAVTGGAQLIVVDPRRTGLCDFARIHAQIRVGSDVAFLNGLMNVLIGEDLYDKDYVASCTTGFDELKDKVMEYPPERAAEISGIPADRIREIARTLASVKPAMLMYTLGITEHTCGVNNVLSCANLQMLLGNVGFECGGVNPLRGQNNVQGACDMGALPNVFPGYQRVDNPEARAKFEQAWGVDDLPAKPGLMIPRMLDGLTDGTVKAFYVFGENLANTEPDIRHVEHCLESAEFLVCQDIFPTETTRFAHVILPAAAWSENDGTFTSSERRVNRVRTVCAAPGEARPNWWIFRELARRFGHSWESDSAREIWDAEVSRLAPSMAGIRYARLEGDGLQWPVPSEESCGTSFLHHDGCFTCGLGVFSPVDWTPPAETPDREYPFVLSTGRRLYHYHTRTQTGRCAGLNDLLGEETADISPQDAERLNIGHGEMIRVRSRRGEVTVRANVTGQVPSGMVWMAFHFREACANWLTNPAFDPLTQTAEYKACAVGIEKI; translated from the coding sequence ATGAATTCCTTTGTTCTGAACGGGAAAGAAGCGGCATTCACACCGGGCCAGTCAATCCTGGATGCGGCCCGGGACAACGGGGTCGAGATCCCGACCCTCTGCTTCCTCAAACAGAATGTTCCCACGGGGGCCTGCCGGGTCTGTCTTGTCGAGGTGGCCGGAGCCCGCACCCTCATGGCATCCTGCTCGACGCCGGTGACAAGGGGTATGGAGGTCCGGACGGACAGCGAGCGTGTTCACGGCGCCAGAAAGCTGGTCGTGGAGCTCCTGCTGGCCAGCGGTCGCCATGACTGCCTGGTCTGCGAAGCCAACGGAAACTGCCGCCTTCAGGATCTCGCCTATCGTTACGGGATTGGGGAGCTGAAATTCCCCCGCTCCGAGGAGCAGTATCCCGTGGAGGATGAGAATCCCTTCATCGTGCGGGATTTCAGCAAGTGCATCCTCTGCGGACGCTGCGTCCAGGCCTGCAACGAGGTCGTCGTCAACAGGGCGATCAGCCTCGGCTATCGCGGCGCCAGGAGCAAGATCGTCACCGGCGGCGACCTGCCTTATCACGAGAGCGAGTGCGTGATGTGCGGCCAGTGCGTGCAGGTCTGCCCGGTCGGGGCGCTGACGGAGAAAAAGGCCGCGGGGCTGGGCCGCTCCTGGGAAACGGAGAAGATCCGCACCACCTGCCCCTACTGCGGTGTCGGCTGCCAGATTCATCTGCACGTCCGGGACGGCCGGATCGTCAAGGCTACCGGCGTGGAGGAGGCGGAGCCGAATCACGGGCGCCTCTGCGTCAAGGGTCGCTTCGGTTACGACTTCATCTATTCCAGGGAGCGGCTCACGACGCCCCTGATCCGCGAGGGCGACGGCTTCCGCAAGGCCTCCTGGGACGAGGCACTCGATCTCGTCGCCGCCCGCCTGAAGGAGATCATCGCCAAGCATGGCCCCGACAGCGTTGCCGGCGTCAGTTGCGCCCGCAGCATCAACGAAGACTCCTACCAGATGCAGAAACTCTTCCGGGCGGTCTTCAGGACGAACAATATCGATCACTGCGCCCGAACCTGACACGCCCCCACCGTCGCCGGTCTGGCGACAGCATTCGGTTCCGGGGCCATGACGAACTCCTTCGCCCACTTTGCGAAGGCGAAGATGATCTTCGTCATCGGCTCCAACATGACGGAGGCCCATCCCGTCGCGGCGACCTTCGTCAAGGAGGCCGTCACGGGCGGCGCCCAACTCATCGTCGTCGATCCGAGGAGAACGGGACTCTGCGATTTCGCGCGAATCCACGCACAGATACGGGTCGGCTCGGACGTCGCCTTCCTCAACGGCCTGATGAACGTCCTGATCGGCGAGGACCTGTACGACAAGGACTATGTCGCTTCCTGCACGACCGGCTTCGACGAGCTGAAGGACAAGGTGATGGAGTATCCGCCGGAGCGCGCCGCCGAGATCAGCGGGATCCCCGCCGACCGGATCCGCGAGATCGCCCGCACCCTGGCCTCCGTCAAGCCGGCCATGCTCATGTATACGCTGGGCATCACGGAGCACACCTGCGGGGTGAACAACGTCCTTTCCTGCGCGAACCTGCAGATGCTCCTCGGCAACGTCGGCTTCGAGTGCGGCGGCGTGAATCCGCTGCGGGGCCAGAACAACGTCCAGGGGGCCTGCGACATGGGCGCCCTGCCCAACGTCTTCCCCGGGTACCAGAGGGTCGACAATCCCGAAGCGCGGGCGAAATTTGAGCAGGCCTGGGGCGTGGACGATCTGCCCGCCAAGCCCGGCCTGATGATTCCCCGGATGCTCGACGGACTGACGGACGGAACGGTGAAGGCCTTTTACGTCTTCGGGGAGAACCTCGCCAACACGGAGCCGGACATCCGGCACGTGGAGCACTGCCTGGAATCGGCGGAGTTCCTGGTCTGCCAGGACATCTTTCCCACCGAGACGACCCGGTTCGCCCACGTGATCCTGCCGGCGGCGGCCTGGAGCGAGAACGACGGAACATTCACGAGCAGCGAGCGCCGGGTGAACCGCGTCCGCACCGTGTGCGCCGCCCCCGGGGAGGCCCGGCCCAACTGGTGGATCTTCCGGGAACTGGCCCGGCGGTTCGGCCATTCCTGGGAATCGGACAGCGCCCGGGAGATCTGGGACGCCGAGGTGTCCCGGCTGGCCCCGTCCATGGCCGGCATCCGGTATGCCCGCCTGGAGGGAGACGGCCTCCAGTGGCCGGTCCCGAGCGAAGAAAGCTGCGGGACATCATTCCTGCATCATGACGGATGTTTTACCTGCGGACTCGGTGTTTTCTCGCCCGTCGACTGGACGCCCCCGGCGGAGACGCCGGATCGCGAATACCCCTTCGTACTCAGCACCGGCCGGCGCCTCTACCATTACCATACGCGCACCCAGACGGGACGCTGCGCGGGCCTGAACGACCTTCTCGGGGAAGAGACGGCGGACATCAGTCCGCAGGATGCAGAGAGACTGAACATCGGCCACGGGGAGATGATCCGGGTGCGGTCCAGGCGGGGGGAGGTGACCGTCCGGGCCAATGTGACGGGGCAGGTGCCGTCCGGCATGGTCTGGATGGCCTTTCATTTCCGGGAGGCCTGCGCCAACTGGCTTACGAACCCGGCCTTCGATCCGCTCACGCAGACCGCCGAATACAAGGCCTGTGCGGTGGGAATCGAAAAGATATGA
- a CDS encoding glycine zipper family protein: MKTSDHAASSIGQGSRRRFTGTGLGVLALLSVFALSACYHRAPYREVSPATPEKPAVSQRTPLTQIYFYPKAGQTDEQQSRDHYECYNWAVKQTGFDPGRSAIPLEQRIQVVPLPPPGFETVRMAIAGAVLGALIGGHRHAGGGALIGAAGGAIAGAMSDAARQESARQMEEAYARQDQARNAQLQEQELRFRRAMSACLEGRGYTVK, translated from the coding sequence ATGAAGACTTCAGACCATGCGGCATCGTCTATCGGGCAGGGATCCAGGCGGCGGTTCACCGGGACCGGTCTCGGGGTGCTTGCTCTTCTATCCGTCTTTGCGTTGTCCGCCTGCTACCACCGGGCGCCTTATCGCGAGGTCTCGCCGGCCACGCCCGAAAAACCGGCCGTGAGCCAAAGGACTCCTCTTACCCAGATCTACTTTTACCCGAAGGCGGGCCAGACGGATGAGCAGCAGTCCCGCGACCACTACGAGTGCTACAACTGGGCGGTGAAACAGACCGGGTTCGATCCGGGCCGGTCGGCCATCCCCCTGGAGCAGCGCATCCAGGTGGTCCCGTTACCCCCGCCGGGGTTCGAAACCGTCAGGATGGCCATTGCCGGGGCGGTTCTGGGCGCCCTGATCGGCGGGCACCGACATGCCGGGGGCGGAGCCCTGATCGGCGCGGCCGGCGGTGCCATTGCCGGAGCGATGTCCGACGCGGCCAGGCAGGAGTCGGCCCGGCAGATGGAGGAGGCATACGCCCGGCAGGATCAGGCGCGGAATGCACAGCTGCAGGAGCAGGAGCTTCGCTTCCGGCGCGCCATGTCCGCCTGCCTGGAAGGGCGCGGCTACACCGTGAAATGA
- a CDS encoding crotonase/enoyl-CoA hydratase family protein, giving the protein MSFDDIFKVEMDGHIAWLVLNRPEKRNAMGFAFYQGLKELFTRFDQDPDVRVVVIRAEGKSFTAGTDLAELGGACADPSTATREKFRMMILEAQDGINAVELCKKPVIAAIHGHCIGGGVDFVCAADVRFGTRDALFSIRETRVAFIADVGTLQRMPHIIGHGWFRELALSGRDFGAEEALKMGFLTRVCEDKDALYREAGKLAAEIAGCAPLAVQGTKDVILYSRDHGIYPGLRYVAQKNAAVVPSDDLFEAVTAFFEKRPPNFKGR; this is encoded by the coding sequence ATGTCGTTTGACGATATTTTCAAAGTGGAGATGGACGGCCATATCGCGTGGCTGGTGCTGAATCGTCCGGAGAAACGGAACGCCATGGGGTTCGCTTTTTATCAGGGGTTGAAAGAGCTTTTCACCCGTTTCGATCAGGATCCGGATGTGCGGGTTGTCGTGATCCGCGCCGAGGGCAAGAGCTTCACCGCCGGGACCGATCTGGCCGAGCTGGGGGGCGCCTGTGCGGATCCCAGTACCGCCACGCGGGAGAAGTTCCGCATGATGATTCTCGAGGCGCAGGACGGCATCAACGCCGTCGAGCTGTGCAAAAAGCCCGTCATCGCCGCCATCCATGGCCATTGCATCGGCGGCGGCGTCGATTTCGTCTGTGCCGCCGATGTCCGGTTCGGGACCCGGGACGCCCTGTTCAGCATCCGGGAGACCCGCGTCGCCTTCATCGCCGACGTGGGCACCCTGCAGCGCATGCCCCACATCATCGGGCACGGCTGGTTCCGGGAACTGGCCCTTTCGGGGCGGGACTTCGGCGCCGAGGAGGCCCTGAAGATGGGATTCCTGACGAGGGTCTGCGAAGACAAGGACGCCCTGTACCGGGAGGCGGGAAAGCTCGCCGCCGAGATCGCAGGCTGCGCTCCCCTGGCCGTGCAGGGAACCAAGGACGTGATCCTCTACAGCCGGGATCACGGGATTTATCCTGGACTCCGGTACGTGGCGCAGAAAAACGCCGCCGTCGTGCCGTCGGACGACCTGTTCGAGGCCGTCACCGCCTTTTTCGAGAAGCGGCCCCCGAATTTCAAGGGGCGTTGA
- a CDS encoding MBL fold metallo-hydrolase yields MLISMAMVAGAAEKTFETDVFPTSDGDLTITFLGHGTLMMAVGGKVIHVDPVGQYADYARLPKADLILVTHEHSDHLDLKAIGRIRKAGTVVVANGTAGRQVEGSIVMKNGDVRNAAGFGIEAVPAYNLVHMRSPGVPYHPKGNGNGYVVTCGGKRIYIAGDTENTPEMKALKGIDIAFLPMNLPYTMTPEMVTDAAKAFRPRILYPYHFGGTKTDRLKDLLKNEKDIEVRIRKMS; encoded by the coding sequence ATGCTGATTTCCATGGCCATGGTCGCCGGTGCGGCGGAAAAAACCTTTGAGACAGACGTGTTTCCAACCTCGGACGGCGATCTGACCATCACGTTCCTGGGCCATGGAACCCTGATGATGGCCGTCGGCGGCAAGGTGATCCACGTGGATCCGGTCGGCCAGTATGCCGATTATGCCAGGCTGCCGAAGGCGGACCTGATCCTGGTCACCCATGAGCACTCCGATCACCTGGACCTCAAGGCCATCGGCCGGATCCGGAAGGCAGGGACGGTCGTTGTAGCCAACGGAACCGCGGGCAGGCAGGTGGAGGGGAGCATCGTCATGAAAAACGGCGATGTCCGGAACGCCGCGGGCTTCGGGATCGAGGCCGTCCCGGCGTACAACCTCGTTCACATGCGCAGCCCCGGTGTGCCGTATCACCCGAAGGGCAACGGGAACGGGTATGTTGTCACCTGCGGCGGCAAGCGGATCTACATCGCCGGCGACACGGAAAACACGCCCGAGATGAAGGCACTCAAGGGAATCGACATCGCCTTCCTGCCCATGAATCTTCCCTACACGATGACGCCGGAAATGGTGACGGACGCCGCAAAGGCGTTCCGGCCGCGCATTCTCTACCCCTACCATTTTGGAGGCACGAAAACGGACAGGCTGAAGGATCTACTCAAAAACGAAAAGGATATCGAGGTGCGAATCCGGAAGATGAGTTGA
- a CDS encoding DUF3124 domain-containing protein, giving the protein MRKFVSAVLAGVLVLAFLCACNREETRGAPPAARESSFDPDVLTVKEADLRKVRGQVLYVPIYSNLPRDEKRMFDVSAFIAIHNTDLDHKIRILKVLYFDNDGRLVKDFTLSNLSLPPLGATNFFIPQSDQSGTGANFLVEWVSEKPVREPLIESVMINLETHRSFAFQSRGHVVRERQ; this is encoded by the coding sequence ATGAGAAAGTTCGTTTCGGCAGTCCTGGCGGGTGTGCTGGTGCTTGCCTTCCTGTGCGCCTGCAACCGGGAAGAGACCAGGGGTGCACCTCCCGCGGCCCGGGAGAGTTCATTCGATCCCGACGTGCTGACCGTGAAGGAGGCTGACTTGAGGAAGGTGCGGGGGCAGGTCCTGTACGTCCCGATCTATTCGAATCTTCCCCGCGACGAGAAGCGGATGTTCGATGTCAGCGCCTTCATCGCCATCCACAACACGGACCTGGATCACAAGATCCGGATTCTGAAGGTGCTGTATTTCGACAACGACGGCCGGCTCGTCAAGGATTTCACGCTATCGAACCTTTCCCTCCCTCCCCTCGGGGCGACCAATTTCTTCATCCCCCAGAGCGACCAGAGCGGAACAGGGGCGAACTTCCTCGTGGAGTGGGTCTCGGAAAAGCCGGTGCGCGAGCCCCTGATTGAGTCCGTGATGATCAACCTGGAGACACACCGCTCCTTCGCATTCCAGAGCCGGGGTCACGTCGTCCGGGAGCGGCAATAG
- a CDS encoding YIP1 family protein, producing MADQNINIAEFPQTAMRVIMSPAAFFRDMPKSGGYVEPLAFMVAMGVISGLLQAVFSFLGLQFKASIGMALSSIVIFPIMIAIMGFIVAAIMFAIWKLMGSEESYETSYRCVAYVSALSPIMTVLNLIPYLGSVVSLVFACYFYVIASVETHGIPARKAWMVFGIIAAVLAVMSLSGQFAAKKALREAERMQKEAEVMQQKYLEQAEALRKQAEEAARAAQQQQGSQPGEQPTMTPEQAKEVQKAMEEMRKAMEKQKRD from the coding sequence ATGGCAGACCAGAACATCAACATAGCGGAGTTTCCCCAGACGGCCATGAGGGTCATCATGTCTCCGGCGGCATTTTTCCGGGACATGCCCAAAAGCGGGGGTTACGTGGAACCCCTGGCATTCATGGTTGCCATGGGGGTCATCAGCGGACTCCTGCAGGCCGTTTTCAGTTTCCTGGGACTGCAGTTCAAAGCAAGCATCGGCATGGCGCTCAGCTCCATCGTAATTTTCCCCATCATGATCGCCATAATGGGTTTCATCGTCGCCGCCATCATGTTTGCCATCTGGAAGCTTATGGGATCCGAGGAATCCTATGAGACCTCCTACCGCTGCGTGGCCTACGTCTCCGCCCTGTCCCCCATCATGACCGTCCTGAACCTGATTCCCTATCTCGGGTCCGTTGTTTCACTCGTTTTCGCCTGCTATTTCTACGTCATTGCCAGCGTGGAGACGCACGGAATCCCCGCGCGCAAGGCATGGATGGTGTTCGGCATCATCGCCGCCGTCCTGGCCGTGATGAGCCTCTCCGGCCAGTTCGCCGCCAAGAAGGCGCTCCGCGAGGCGGAGCGGATGCAGAAGGAAGCGGAGGTCATGCAGCAGAAGTACCTGGAACAGGCGGAAGCCCTGCGGAAACAGGCTGAAGAAGCGGCCAGGGCGGCACAGCAGCAGCAGGGAAGCCAGCCGGGAGAACAGCCGACGATGACTCCGGAGCAGGCCAAAGAAGTTCAGAAGGCCATGGAGGAAATGCGCAAGGCCATGGAAAAGCAGAAGCGGGACTAG
- a CDS encoding TetR/AcrR family transcriptional regulator, producing MGRKPHFTNDQFADAALELISEGGPKAVTISAIAARIGAPVGSVYHRFQSRERILAEAWLHLAESFQEGFISLLEKDDAVEAALYTPRWVRRYPKEARVLLLHRREELVAGPWPQEIRRRAEKLEGDLRAALAAFSLRFFGSPEKALIRRTVFALIDVPLAAVRRPLEEGRLPPSAVHSLIRESCKSIMRRKP from the coding sequence ATGGGACGCAAACCTCACTTTACGAACGACCAGTTTGCCGACGCCGCCCTGGAACTGATTTCGGAAGGTGGGCCGAAGGCCGTGACCATTTCCGCCATTGCCGCCCGGATTGGAGCGCCCGTAGGGTCCGTGTACCATCGTTTTCAGTCCCGGGAGCGCATCCTGGCCGAGGCATGGCTTCACCTGGCCGAGTCTTTCCAGGAGGGCTTCATCAGCCTGCTGGAGAAAGATGACGCCGTGGAAGCGGCCCTTTACACCCCCCGCTGGGTCCGGCGTTATCCGAAGGAGGCAAGAGTGCTGCTCCTGCACCGGCGGGAAGAGCTGGTTGCGGGACCGTGGCCCCAGGAAATCCGGCGCCGGGCCGAGAAGCTGGAAGGCGATCTCCGGGCGGCCCTGGCCGCCTTCTCCCTTCGCTTCTTCGGTTCGCCGGAGAAGGCCTTGATCCGGCGAACCGTTTTTGCGCTCATCGACGTGCCCCTGGCGGCGGTGCGCCGCCCCCTGGAAGAGGGACGCCTGCCGCCGTCGGCCGTTCATTCCCTGATCCGGGAAAGCTGCAAGTCCATCATGAGGAGGAAGCCATGA
- a CDS encoding SRPBCC family protein: MKVLNIHERSMKVKPAEAGGAIDGLAGRDDFLWPRHRWPAMEFDGPLAVGSSGGHGPVRYSVTEYVPGRRVEFRFSGAGLTAGLDGRHFFEVIPRNGHVVLRHVVDAECDFKSWLKWQLLVGPLHDALLEDALAGADRTLADGNAKLPKWSPWVRFLRWLIEKKRRGVPG, translated from the coding sequence ATGAAGGTCCTGAACATCCATGAGCGAAGCATGAAGGTGAAGCCCGCGGAGGCCGGAGGAGCCATTGACGGCCTGGCCGGACGGGACGATTTTCTCTGGCCTCGACACCGCTGGCCGGCAATGGAGTTCGACGGCCCCCTGGCCGTGGGCTCCTCGGGCGGGCACGGTCCGGTCCGCTATTCCGTTACGGAGTATGTTCCGGGGCGGCGCGTCGAATTCCGGTTCAGCGGGGCGGGATTGACCGCAGGGCTGGACGGACGCCACTTTTTCGAGGTCATTCCCCGGAACGGCCACGTCGTGCTCCGCCATGTCGTGGACGCCGAGTGCGACTTCAAAAGCTGGCTGAAATGGCAGCTTCTGGTCGGTCCGCTCCATGACGCCCTTTTGGAAGACGCCCTTGCCGGTGCGGATCGAACGCTGGCGGACGGCAATGCGAAGCTCCCGAAGTGGAGCCCCTGGGTCCGCTTTCTCCGCTGGCTGATCGAGAAAAAAAGGCGGGGGGTGCCGGGTTGA
- a CDS encoding HDOD domain-containing protein → MVSDNAIALIDKIETALTGTIHDRFLKPEIFQILDNPDAAREEIEALRGKIGDDISLSLFSIANSVYLGTLRRGDAKTFFEVVNRLGLHQVKALILTLAILHHGRGDEELELLFARSYATSVMAQVLAIQMGFRDEAVRKAELGGMLLEMGRKGMIVYRKTVGDEEGVLDEEFIDAYHPYLGERLAAFFGLPPYVRSMIRTRALVLDDRDLSLSAVVRLAHDTVGTSFYRYGGRLVLMCKIPRPATDTSRTLEAIITDKFRAIGLESRLHIIRIPDSPNL, encoded by the coding sequence ATGGTATCCGACAACGCGATCGCTCTCATTGACAAGATCGAGACGGCGCTGACGGGAACGATTCATGATCGTTTCCTCAAGCCGGAAATATTTCAGATCCTCGACAACCCGGACGCCGCCCGGGAAGAGATCGAAGCCCTGCGAGGCAAGATCGGCGACGACATTTCCCTCTCCCTCTTCAGCATCGCCAACTCGGTCTATCTCGGCACGCTGCGCCGGGGAGACGCCAAGACGTTCTTCGAGGTCGTGAACCGTCTCGGCCTCCACCAGGTGAAGGCCCTGATTCTGACCCTGGCCATCCTTCACCACGGTCGCGGCGACGAGGAACTGGAGCTGCTGTTTGCGCGATCCTATGCCACTTCGGTGATGGCACAGGTCCTGGCCATCCAGATGGGCTTCCGGGATGAGGCGGTGAGGAAGGCGGAACTGGGGGGGATGCTTCTGGAGATGGGCAGAAAAGGAATGATCGTATACCGGAAAACGGTTGGGGACGAAGAGGGCGTCCTGGACGAAGAATTCATCGATGCCTATCATCCCTACCTGGGGGAGCGGCTGGCCGCGTTTTTCGGTCTGCCGCCGTACGTCCGGTCGATGATCCGCACCCGCGCCCTGGTTCTCGATGACCGGGATCTGTCGCTGTCCGCCGTTGTCCGCCTGGCCCACGACACGGTAGGGACCAGCTTCTACCGGTATGGGGGCCGCCTCGTCCTGATGTGCAAGATCCCCCGGCCCGCCACGGACACGAGCCGCACCCTCGAGGCGATCATCACCGACAAATTCAGGGCGATCGGCCTGGAGAGCCGTCTCCACATCATCCGGATCCCCGACAGTCCCAACCTTTGA
- a CDS encoding AAA family ATPase: MHLKCITFHSERYPVRDMYPFHLPAFQQTQSLRIDAPVTLFTGENGTGKSTLLEAIARRCGIHIWQNVEGRRIKRNPHEKRFCEYISVEWTDGRVPGSFFGSSVFRDFARIIEEWAAADPGQLDFLGGRSLLTQSHGQSVMSFFRARYAIRGLYLMDEPETALSPRSQIELLEVLSTMSRTGKAQFVMATHSPILLACPEAVIYSFDHIPITPVKYEDTENYRLYRNFLENREKYLGGT, translated from the coding sequence ATGCACCTGAAATGCATCACCTTTCATTCGGAACGATATCCGGTGCGGGACATGTACCCCTTCCACCTTCCCGCCTTCCAGCAGACGCAGAGCCTCCGCATCGATGCCCCCGTCACGCTCTTCACCGGGGAAAACGGGACGGGCAAGTCCACCCTGCTGGAGGCTATCGCCCGGCGCTGCGGCATCCATATCTGGCAGAATGTCGAGGGAAGGCGGATCAAGCGCAATCCGCATGAAAAGCGGTTCTGCGAGTACATCTCCGTGGAATGGACCGACGGCCGCGTGCCGGGTTCGTTTTTCGGCTCCTCCGTGTTCCGGGACTTTGCACGGATCATCGAGGAATGGGCGGCGGCGGATCCGGGCCAGCTCGATTTCCTGGGCGGCCGGTCTCTCCTGACCCAGTCCCACGGCCAATCGGTGATGTCCTTTTTCCGGGCCCGCTACGCCATCCGCGGCCTGTATCTGATGGATGAACCCGAAACGGCCCTTTCGCCCCGTTCCCAGATCGAGCTGCTGGAGGTTCTTTCCACGATGAGCCGCACCGGAAAAGCCCAGTTCGTCATGGCGACCCATTCCCCGATCCTGCTGGCCTGCCCCGAAGCCGTCATCTACAGCTTCGACCACATTCCCATCACACCGGTAAAGTACGAGGACACGGAGAACTATCGGCTCTACCGGAACTTCCTGGAAAACAGGGAGAAGTACCTCGGCGGGACCTGA
- a CDS encoding class I SAM-dependent methyltransferase, which yields MLKKLVTMARDARWMWNLLGPVYNHHIYGAVFGLYEDLARSVPPEGPVSYLDVGTGRGYMALQLAASHPDADVTGIDYSATQVRSAERLRRRSGIANCRFQQADALNLPFADASFAGVVTVGSFKHWRDRHQGLAEIHRVLRPGGWIILSETDREVSDGELRSFMKRLSPYRPLDPLLFWGLRNIIFGESFSRKDLAAFAAGVGFVDIAAATSAACPYAVLAARKEMEAACT from the coding sequence ATGCTGAAAAAACTCGTCACGATGGCTCGGGACGCCCGGTGGATGTGGAACCTTCTTGGTCCCGTCTACAACCACCACATCTATGGGGCGGTCTTCGGTCTCTATGAGGACCTCGCGAGAAGCGTCCCCCCCGAGGGGCCGGTTTCCTACCTGGATGTCGGCACCGGCAGGGGGTACATGGCCCTTCAACTTGCGGCATCCCACCCGGACGCGGACGTCACCGGCATCGACTACTCCGCCACGCAGGTTCGCTCCGCCGAGCGCCTGCGCCGGAGGAGCGGCATTGCCAACTGCCGCTTCCAACAGGCCGACGCTCTCAACCTCCCCTTCGCGGATGCCTCTTTCGCCGGAGTTGTAACCGTCGGATCCTTCAAACACTGGAGGGACCGGCACCAGGGACTTGCGGAAATCCATCGTGTCCTCCGGCCCGGCGGGTGGATCATCCTGTCGGAAACCGACCGGGAGGTATCGGACGGGGAACTCCGGAGCTTCATGAAGCGGTTGAGCCCCTATCGTCCCCTCGACCCCCTGCTTTTCTGGGGTCTCCGGAACATCATCTTCGGTGAGAGCTTCTCCCGAAAGGATCTCGCCGCCTTTGCAGCAGGGGTCGGATTCGTGGACATCGCCGCCGCCACTTCCGCAGCCTGTCCCTATGCCGTCCTGGCGGCCAGGAAGGAAATGGAGGCCGCATGCACCTGA